A genomic region of Oryza glaberrima chromosome 1, OglaRS2, whole genome shotgun sequence contains the following coding sequences:
- the LOC127760630 gene encoding uncharacterized protein LOC127760630 yields the protein MARANDSHSVTIPDGMFPTPHMEDAAAGASSDTKPAAGTNTPTSTPKDDGSKPAAAQDNVLSASANLAQLLPTGSVMAYQALSSSFNNHGECYTSNWWLTVSLVTFLTVFCIFFAFTDSITHKGKVYYGVAMSERLRIFNIEVGDKQTEVLNQLKKRKLHWLDGVHAFFTAVVFLSVAFSDVGLQKCLFPHAGHDTMELLKNMPLGMSFLSSFVFMIFPTTRHGIGFSDSSTTSASSKDANHIRFHGSSDSSTTASSKDASRKVADIYTMTSDQNRRESSNNAASNVANHKNINGNEENANSKPAAQDKVLSASANLAQLLPTGSVMAYQALSPSFNNHGECYTSNWWLTVSLVTFLTVFCIFFAITDTIYYNGKVYYGVAMRGGLKIFNKEDNDPNFYIEPDNKKKNENKNGTATELQAVGQQKSPSSSNESEHNGEKKGKLTWLTSIFEKKGGEKVKQDNKLTAEKELKDKLERMKLNWLDGLHAFFTAVVFLSVAFSDVGLQRCLFPDAGHDTMELLKNMPLGMSFLSSFVFMIFPTTRSGIGFSNPTSKGDDKAKPHANAK from the exons ATGGCACGAGCAAACGACAGCCACAGTGTTACTATCCCCGATGGCATGTTCCCAACGCCGCATATGGAAGATGCGGCTGCCGGTGCTAGCAGTGACACTAAGCCTGCCGCTGGCACGAACACACCGACGTCGACTCCAAAAGATGATGGCTCCAAACCTGCGGCGGCGCAGGACAATGTGCTGTCGGCGTCGGCGAACCTGGCGCAGCTGTTGCCTACAGGGTCGGTGATGGCGTACCAAGCGCTGTCGTCGTCCTTCAACAACCACGGCGAATGCTACACCTCCAACTGGTGGCTCACCGTCTCTCTCGTCACCTTCCTCACCGTCTTCTGCATCTTCTTCGCCTTCACCGACAGCATCACCCACAAAGGCAAGGTGTACTATGGCGTGGCCATGAGCGAGCGCCTGAGAATCTTCAACATTGAGGTGGGCGATA AACAGACAGAGGTGTTGAACCAACTAAAGAAGCGGAAGCTGCACTGGCTGGACGGTGTTCACGCCTTCTTCACGGCGGTGGTGTTCCTTTCCGTGGCGTTCAGCGACGTGGGGCTCCAGAAATGCCTCTTCCCGCACGCCGGCCACGACACCATGGAGCTGCTCAAGAACATGCCTCTGGGTATGTCCTTCCTCTCCAGCTTCGTCTTCATGATCTTCCCCACCACACGCCACGGCATTGGATTTTCCgacagtagtactactagtgcCTCCTCCAAAGATGCCAATCATATTCGGTTCCATGGTAGTTCCGACAGTAGTACCACTGCCTCCTCCAAAGATGCCTCCCGAAAAGTTGCCGATATTTACACAATGACGAGCGATCAGAATCGTCGTGAAAGTAGTAATAATGCCGCCTCCAATGTTGCCAATCATAAGAATATAAATGGTAACGAAGAGAATGCCAACTCCAAACCTGCGGCGCAGGACAAGGTGCTGTCGGCATCGGCGAACCTCGCACAGCTGCTGCCGACGGGGTCGGTGATGGCGTACCAAGCGCTTTCGCCGTCCTTCAACAACCACGGCGAGTGCTACACCTCCAATTGGTGGCTCACCGTCTCGCTCGTCACCTTCCTCACCGTCTTCTGCATCTTCTTTGCCATCACGGACACTATCTACTATAATGGCAAGGTCTACTACGGTGTGGCCATGAGGGGGGGCCTGAAAATCTTCAACAAGGAGGACAACGATCCTAATTTTTATATCGAGCCAgacaacaagaagaaaaatgaaaacaaaaatggaaCGGCGACGGAACTGCAAGCGGTAGGACAACAAAAAAGTCCGAGCAGTTCTAACGAGTCCGAACACAATGGAGAAAAGAAGGGAAAGCTAACCTGGCTAACGAGTATCTTCGAGAAGAAGGGCGGCGAAAAGGTAAAGCAAGACAACAAACTAACAGCAGAAAAAGAACTAAAGGACAAACTGGAGAGGATGAAGCTGAACTGGCTGGACGGTCTTCACGCCTTCTTCACGGCGGTGGTGTTCCTGTCCGTTGCGTTCAGCGACGTGGGGCTCCAGAGATGCCTCTTCCCGGACGCCGGGCACGACACCATGGAGCTGCTCAAGAATATGCCGCTGGGTATGTCGTTCTTGTCGAGTTTTGTGTTCATGATCTTCCCCACAACTCGAAGCGGCATCGGGTTCTCCAATCCCACGTCCAAAGGTGATGATAAGGCAAAGCCGCACGCGAACGCCAAATAG